tgttaCGTTCTtggttcttttatatttttatgtatttaattttatttgtttgtcgaGATGCATGTATTTTTTGCGTTACTATAAATGTGAACTAATtagttttatgtgtttttaagACATTGTGATAAATTGAGTAAGAAAGATCGATAAAATGACATGTTCTACAATTGTTAAAGTCAAAGatagaaaatataatgtaaattgCAAGtcagataaattatttaaaaataatgagatGTATATTTTGCGgtataataaattttagaaatgtacaataataaaattttaagaaacatgcacacaaattaaaatattttattttgatataatatagGATCTCGcattaatattaagtatatatgcctaaaataacaacatttgttatttaaaatttttaaaattattttttattaattaatcagaTTTAATTAAAACGGGTATGTTTTAAAGGAATGAATTGTTTGTTTAACTCATttaagttttatgttaaacactAAATAAAAATGAGTAAGAAAgtgtgatttgtgatttgacaAAATTATGAGAGAAATTATTTAGACTACTATTTTCCTAATACATATTTTCATGTTTGCATTAACCAAATTTATCATTGGttttaaagagataaatcaTACTATGTATAAATTGAGAAGTCacttatttgattttttcttatgtattgTTAATAGGTTAAGTTTTAGAAAATAGTTATAATTCGATTGGTTGTTGATgtttattagttatttatttcaatcagatctaaaaataaaaggtaactatcgaactatataatataaattaccaAATAACACATGTAATAGTACAAATAATGGTTTATGGTAAATAATTATAGCATCGgaaaaataatgtatatgttttatcaatttatttttctttatcaattatttatatataattaaataaaatactttaactttttttattgaaattttttttaatggttatatattcttatataaaataattagatttgtagataaaaaattattagagcTTTTTATGCTTTCTAAAGTCCACACAAAAACGTTTACAAAATATCTTCAAGATAAAATCATCTGATCATTGTATTGGTCCTACataaaaaaactctattttttatttcttgaaaGTTAGAGTATTCCCGATTTTTTCacgtgttaaaataaaatataaagtaattttaaatccaattatctaaattaattataatatttcttttctgtaagaaaaatatttgtaatgacTAAGGTTTACGTTGTTGAACTAAAATCTCACTGatcttctaaaaatatatactgaaatttttgattaaccaattatttgaaattaaaaattaaaattttaaaattttaactattattcaaaaattataacagtataaacataatatatatttcttcatataatataattaccTGCAAAATTGCAGACGAACCATAGATTAAATTAGAAGAAAACTCAAtcagcaaaaaaagaaaaaagagatgtCTAGGTGGTGGTTTAGTGGTTCTTTAGAGTTTTTATCTGAAAATGATAATTACGCCTTTCAAACAGTATTATCAACGGACACAGAAGAgatttagtttcaaaattcaaaacttttgaagtttataaaAAACGCCAAAAATTTTAGACTCCAGGTCAAGCACCCTGTAAACACTAAATAACGAATGATGTGTTCTATTTTCGAGTAGCTTTGTTCATGTATAATGTTCAAAATAGATGGCACATTGGGCTTGGTTTTTTATCACGTGAACACGTAATATTGCATATATACAAACCAaatatttatccaaaatatgGATATCGGAGGGAGGGGAATCCAGGTTCAGAACGGATCATGTATATCCAAAtagtgaaattttaaatttggatGTTCAAACTAGCATTTGAAACTATTATTACTTTTAAAGTACTTTAATtgaaatatatacaatattgcatatataaataataaagttttagtttccttaacttttaatattttattatattttattttcaaaatatttttttttaagaaataaaaattgttgatttgttagttttaattaaaaaatatatataatttggatttaGATATCAGTGAGTGTTCAGATATCCAAATTCTAATTTTCAAAATCCTAAGATTTGTATATGAGTAATAATTTCACAAATTTGACTGATCCTTATCCAAATATTCTGGATATCCTGTCTGTCCCTTCCCTAAGAATATTAATCCCATAAATTCACTTAATGTcatgtatattaataaaaatcataagaTGATATCCAAACTTAAACCAATTTTAGAATATGTGGACCACCTAATTTTTCTGTCTTTTTCTGGGTCAGACGTGGACAAGTATCTAGATAGGTCATTAATAATAAGTCATATTAATGCTTTTTGATTTTAAAGCTTCGTTCTAAATTCATAATCAAGCTGAGATATCTTGTTCCTCAGAAGCCAATTAAAAAAAAGCTTCGATCATCATTATCAAATCAAACCAATGATACATCCATCACTGGGTACACAGACACAAACACTAATCCAGCTATTACAACTCAACAAATCCCATATCTCATGCCTCTCTCTGCTTTTATTATCCAACTCAACGTAACGGGTTTCTTTTTGATGACCAACGTAACGGTTTTGCCCAATACTATTCCGCTAACGCAAGTCTTATGTTCTTCACAACATCTTCAATAGGTCGAGAAAATTTGTTGTCCATCTGCAAATGtattacagatttttttttaaaatacacttTTGGATACAAAACTCAATATAGTACATACacttttcataatataagttattctatataatatatatagatgtttTAAAATGTAAGTTAGTTTCATATTTTCTATGTAACTTTTGTATTTaatcattaaatattttatgtgttATGATTTagctaaatatttaattttttgtatgatattttatttaaaaaaattgaataataataactaaaatttctattatgaaataaaaagaatataaaatatataggtTTTACCTTAGAGAGAATGGTGATAACGAGAGTTTTACTTCCAAAGGGTAAAGTAAAACTATTGACTACTTCAAGACGAAACTTCTCCAGTGAACTCAAGATCTTAACTAAACACCCTTTGTTTTTTTCACAATGGATCCTAATCAGCAAATCTCTGTCTGAAACTCGTGCTTCGATCATAGGCATTGTCTGCTTCAAGATGGAAACTTCATCTAAAGAAGAAGACGGAGGAGAAGCTGCTGAACACGTAGAAGAATAAGATGAAGAATCATCTTCCACATACACTTGAGATCTCTTTACCAATATAACCGATTGGTCCATTTTCTTGGTTCCAACTCGCTCTTCCTCCAGCTTCTTTACGCGTTCTTGAAGTTGTTTCAAATGTTTAATCGCGTCTTCAAGAACGCTTGCTTTATCAGcctaattaattataaagattGTGTTTATGATCATCCTTAAAAGACATCGCATTCAAGATTTGACGAGCATGACCCACCAAAGATTTAAACATTTAACTGTTTACGaggaaaattaaataaaagaaaacattttaagATTTGAAAAAGAAAGGTTTATAAAATGCAAACGCAGACGCAAGTATAAATTTATTCTTCTATTTAAGTTTGGATCTTATGCTTAGAATTGTTAAAGGAACTTTGCttaagatatttaattaaactaatattaaaaaattaaataaatatgtaaaataaataattgagggctaaacaaaacaaagacatgGTTTCTGACCTTTTTGAGGCCAGGAAGAAGAGCAGAGAGAGCAATCAAACGTTCGTTGAGCTTTTGTCGACGTTTACGTTCAGCCAAAACATGTTCTTTCAATAGATGTGGCTCTCTTTTTCCTCCATTATTACCACACTCTTTTCTTTTGGACCCAGCATTCTGATTCATGTTTGCTTGGTTGGAGAAGTTAAAAGATGTCTCGACCAAGTTCATCTTCGGGTCTGGAGCCCCGAACGAGATCACTTGCGGCGTTGTGAGcgaaccagaagaagaagatgatgatggagaagaagatgttgagTTGACTTTCAGTTGCTTTGTAGGTCTCTCGGGTATCAACATGAACCCGGATTCGGATCCAGAACCCGGTTCCGGGTTCTGATGATCCATAGTTTCTCCTGGTACCACCGGGAAATCGGATTCCCAATCATCAATCAAGTACTCGTCAGTGTCCAGCATCAAATCCGTAAAGCTTGAATCTTCCATATTGCCTGAGGAATCACAAAAACTTTAACTTATTATTAAGTCTTTTTTCAAGAAtaactttattttcttgatatcAGAAATCAAGCAAGCAAAGTATAGAATCTGgataagaaacaaaagaaaaaaacaagcttAGAAGAAAGCATAtacttacttttattttattttttgggagTAAGTATTATGTCTTTGTTTTGTTATCTGAATGAGAATGTGAATGTGAATGTGGATGTGGATGTGGACTAGTGAACTCTTTATAGTGGTTTTGGACTCGACGCGGCTTTCATAATGTTTGTGCATGTATTGATTTGAGTAATGATagtgtttgattatttttttattagttagtACTATATAATATCGGCTTGAAATGAGCATGTGGGTTAAAACAAATGTATAGTTTTTTATGAAATTGGCTGACGAGTCGCATGTCCAAAATACCACAATATGGAGCAACCGGTTACCCAATTTGGTAGattttgctttttgtttttgataaacAACTATCGAGAGATCTTGTTTTTTtgcaaaaaatatgtatatttaattgtAAAAAGTTGATTTGTATATCTGAAGAAGAAAtagatataataaatattttttttgaaaatccatTTTTGTGATCTTTTTGTTGAATAGATGATTTTATTAATGGTCACGTTATGAGATAGataattttgtttcttgttttttttttacgtttaaATATACTTTATATTCTACGAAAATAGTAGTtttgagatttttatttattttacaaagattgttgttttgtattttcaatccaactttatatttttaccCATATTGTctatattaatttaaacaattactatatctaataaatttttataaaatgtttattaaagtaggattattttggtattttaattttattttaaagtttattattaaacaaagaaaataaattatttagtttgCTTGTAATCTCATCCGATAAACTttcatcaaaagaaaataaagtacaataacatattatatcaaaaagagTCACAAAAGTTACTTTCGTCATTGTAGTTATTTACATAATTAGAAAGTCTATAAATTGctatatactttaatttatcTTTCACCTTTTTAATTTAGTGTTATAAAATGCAGTATATGTAGATGTTTAGGCGGCGACTAAATAGTCACgcttaataattttatgttatagaatatattatatgaatttaaaTGAATAGACGTATATAATAACATTTAAGTGGATATTATCCGATTGCGAACATCTAAACAGATCTCAAccatttatattcaaaattaaaatactagtctagttatatatagatattatttttactatttatcttatgtatttaaaactgctaattatttatttttttgaaataaatttaaatttatatgtttatctaTCGTAATGTAttaaacattaattatttttataagttaaCATCACGTATAGGCCCTAATCATGTATACATGAAACTATATTTctcttaatttttctaaaaattaatatattatattacttttaatGTCATGtaactatattttttatataatgatTGCACACTATATATATCCCCCGATGCTTTGAGGCACTAGACACTAGAGACTCATATGTACCGTCTAGCGATCGTTTAACACGTATTATGACACGGTATCTACCAAATTGATTCACAATTAAAAGTGGGTACTATATATCGTTTTGGATGAACTTGGAACTAATGCGTAGAGATTTTAGCAGCTACAGATGCGATGAGATCTGACATTGGAAAACTAACATTAATCGTTTGACTTTTTtatactactccctccgtttcaattTAAATGTCGTTCTGGAGGaaaattttcgtttcaaaataagtgtcgttttatgatttcaatgcAACATTCATTAATAAGATTCTTCTGTTTACTTTTTCactggttgaaatatggttaggtgtacaggtaatgatatttttattttgaaaatgtacaaaattaaacgTTTTCTTAATCCGTGTGCATAAGTCTAAAACGACAAATAAAGTGAAATGGAGGGAGTCGTAGCTtcatataataaatgtatcacTTTTCTTTTTGATCAAACAATAAATGTATCTAACTTGAGATATTTTTTTGAGGGTCTACGACTTTGGTAAAGCATGGCGGAAGAATcatatatcccctatatattatttaccaAGTTATTTTGACATATGTCACCACCatattaattttgaaagtaAAATAATGACATGTCatactaataaaaatgacatgGCTTGGACTAATTGTGACATGGACATTTacatttaatgtattttttataatattggtaAGTTTTTAGAATAAGGTAATAACTTATAAATTATcattaatataacaataaat
The window above is part of the Brassica napus cultivar Da-Ae chromosome C8, Da-Ae, whole genome shotgun sequence genome. Proteins encoded here:
- the LOC106412047 gene encoding transcription factor NAI1-like, whose product is MEDSSFTDLMLDTDEYLIDDWESDFPVVPGETMDHQNPEPGSGSESGFMLIPERPTKQLKVNSTSSSPSSSSSSGSLTTPQVISFGAPDPKMNLVETSFNFSNQANMNQNAGSKRKECGNNGGKREPHLLKEHVLAERKRRQKLNERLIALSALLPGLKKADKASVLEDAIKHLKQLQERVKKLEEERVGTKKMDQSVILVKRSQVYVEDDSSSYSSTCSAASPPSSSLDEVSILKQTMPMIEARVSDRDLLIRIHCEKNKGCLVKILSSLEKFRLEVVNSFTLPFGSKTLVITILSKMDNKFSRPIEDVVKNIRLALAE